The DNA window TGTGGCCTTGGCCAGGGCCTTGATGAAACGCTCGTTCTGCTCCGGCGTCCCGATGGTGACCCGCAGGGCATTGGGGCACCCCCAACCGCCGGTCAACGGCCGAATGATCACGCCCGAGGCCTGTATCCGCTGCGCCACGCCGGCCGCGTCCTCGACCTCGAAATAGATGAAGTTGGCCGAGGTGGGCACGGCCTTGATGCCGAGGTCGCGGAACTTGTCCAGCAGCCACTTGGCTCCGGCGCGATTGTTTTCGATGGTGCGGCGGATATGGGCCGCGTCGTCCAGCGCCGCCAGAGCGGCCGCTTCGCCCACGCCCGAGACTGCGAAGGCCATCTGCAGGCGCACGAAATAGGCGATCATGCGCTCGCTGGCGAAGCCGCAGCCGACCCGCACCCCGGCGAGCCCGTGCGCCTTGGAGAAGGTCCGCAGCACGACGACGTTCCGGCCCTGTCGCACGTAGTCGAGCGAGTGCGAATACTCGAGGCCGCGCTCGCGGGCAAAGTCCTCGGCGAAGTCGCAGTAGGCCTCATCAAGCACGGTGACCACGTGGTCGGGCAGCCGGACGAGGAAGCGGTCGATGTCTCCGGCCGACACCATCGTGCCCGTCGGATTGTTGGGATTGGCGATGAACACCAGCCGGGTGTTGGCGTCCACGCGGGCCGCCAGCG is part of the Terriglobales bacterium genome and encodes:
- the hisC gene encoding histidinol-phosphate transaminase, producing MTKFEDLVPEFIRKLPGYVPGKPIKQAELESGTRMVKMASNENPFGPSPKALRAMEHAARETNLYPDNEITELRMRLAELHQLDINQVMVSNGSTALINIIARSVLRPGLNAITSEKSFIVYPIAVGATGAEFITVPMKDYSFDLEALAARVDANTRLVFIANPNNPTGTMVSAGDIDRFLVRLPDHVVTVLDEAYCDFAEDFARERGLEYSHSLDYVRQGRNVVVLRTFSKAHGLAGVRVGCGFASERMIAYFVRLQMAFAVSGVGEAAALAALDDAAHIRRTIENNRAGAKWLLDKFRDLGIKAVPTSANFIYFEVEDAAGVAQRIQASGVIIRPLTGGWGCPNALRVTIGTPEQNERFIKALAKATQRAPVAR